One window of the Larus michahellis chromosome 24, bLarMic1.1, whole genome shotgun sequence genome contains the following:
- the LOC141734561 gene encoding SUN domain-containing protein 3-like isoform X1, translating into MPLAFSPSIQPVQIPLQRLSTLKQVDTPTQLGVTCKLSEGAFHPLVQCRLPCSLPRGGRAWDSVPTSPQGAEICLAGHPREEISRGRLNFSLVSLPRDGLQPSLPSGCCPGLSVETSAEHVPLGRAKDGPAEEGVLASLLVAPPGSWNCPVLMAQQTQKMQLMLEEVARLRAEISSMKQEVEEMKQAASERALEAYVEMSDWALQSSGASIDLQRTSETYTCKNDWFWRFIEFFCTPRGPDRILQPDVSPGNCWAFPGHQGQVVIRLPARVHLTAITVQHISKEVSPSGTVTSAPRDIAVFGVDVDGEEETLLVTFMYDVAKEAIQTFPLKNAPHPRAFSYLKLLVKSNWGKPKYTCIYRVQVHGKMAKPNSLN; encoded by the exons atgccattggccttcagcccatcgatccagcctgtccagatccctctgcaacgcctttctaccctcaagcaggtcgacactcccacccaacttggtgtcacctgcaaacttagtgagggtgcatTCCATCCCCTTGTCCAGTGTAGGCTGCCCTGCTCTTTGCCCCGGGGAGGGCGTGCCTGGGACTCGGTGCCCACCTCCCCACAGGGAGCTGAAATATGCCTGGCTGGGCATCCTAGAGAAGAGATCTCAAGGGGCAGGCTtaacttttctctggtttctttgccCAGGGACGGTCTTCAgccttccttgccttctggctGTTGCCCTGGTCTCTCTGTGGAGACATCTGCTGAGCATGTGCCTCTTGGCCGC gcaaaagatGGCCCTGCAGAAGAAGGCGTTCTTGCAAGTCTTCTTGTTGCTCCCCCTGGCTCTTG gaactgcccgGTTTTAATGGCGCAGCAAACTCAAAAGATGCAGCtaatgctggaggaggtggctcgGCTGAGGGCAGagatcagcagcatgaagcag GAAGTCGAGGAAATGAAGCAGGCAGCATCTGAGAGGGCTTTGGAAGCCTACGTGGAGATGTCTGACTGGGCCCTGCAAAGCTCTG gtgcCAGCATTGACCTGCAGAGAACTTCGGAGACCTACACCTGCAAAAACGACTGGTTCTGGAGGTTTATTGAGTTCTTTTGCACTCCCCGCGGTCCCGATCGCATTTTGCAG CCGGATGTTTCCCCAGGAAACTGCTGGGCTTTCCCAGGGCATCAGGGCCAGGTGGTCATCAGGTTGCCAGCGCGAGTCCACCTGACTGCCATCACTGTGCAGCACATCTCCAAAGAAGTCTCTCCATCTGGGACCGTCACCAGCGCCCCCAGGGACATCGCTGTCTTT GGAGTGGATGTGGACGGAGAAGAGGAAACTCTCCTGGTGACCTTCATGTACGATGTGGCAAAAGAGGCCATTCAGACCTTCCCTCTGAAG AACGCCCCGcatcccagagccttctcctatCTCAAACTCCTTGTGAAGAGCAACTGGGGAAAACCAAAGTACACATGCATTTACCGAGTGCAGGTTCATGGGAAGATGGCAAAACCAAACAGCCTCAACTGa
- the LOC141734561 gene encoding sperm-associated antigen 4 protein-like isoform X3 yields MRKFSSATNHMKGVGQGPERWRGAGDAPFTCRLSRSRACRGARQGHRNRKDGLQPSLPSGCCPGLSVETSAEHVPLGRAKDGPAEEGVLASLLVAPPGSWNCPVLMAQQTQKMQLMLEEVARLRAEISSMKQEVEEMKQAASERALEAYVEMSDWALQSSGASIDLQRTSETYTCKNDWFWRFIEFFCTPRGPDRILQPDVSPGNCWAFPGHQGQVVIRLPARVHLTAITVQHISKEVSPSGTVTSAPRDIAVFGVDVDGEEETLLVTFMYDVAKEAIQTFPLKNAPHPRAFSYLKLLVKSNWGKPKYTCIYRVQVHGKMAKPNSLN; encoded by the exons ATGAGGAAATTCTCAAGTGCTACGAATCACATGAAAGGAGTGGGACAG GGACCCGAGCGCTGGCGTGGAGCTGGTGATGCGCCCTTCACCTGCCGGCTCAGCCGCTCAAGGGCCTGCCGAGGGGCGCGACAAGGCCACAGAAATCGCAA GGACGGTCTTCAgccttccttgccttctggctGTTGCCCTGGTCTCTCTGTGGAGACATCTGCTGAGCATGTGCCTCTTGGCCGC gcaaaagatGGCCCTGCAGAAGAAGGCGTTCTTGCAAGTCTTCTTGTTGCTCCCCCTGGCTCTTG gaactgcccgGTTTTAATGGCGCAGCAAACTCAAAAGATGCAGCtaatgctggaggaggtggctcgGCTGAGGGCAGagatcagcagcatgaagcag GAAGTCGAGGAAATGAAGCAGGCAGCATCTGAGAGGGCTTTGGAAGCCTACGTGGAGATGTCTGACTGGGCCCTGCAAAGCTCTG gtgcCAGCATTGACCTGCAGAGAACTTCGGAGACCTACACCTGCAAAAACGACTGGTTCTGGAGGTTTATTGAGTTCTTTTGCACTCCCCGCGGTCCCGATCGCATTTTGCAG CCGGATGTTTCCCCAGGAAACTGCTGGGCTTTCCCAGGGCATCAGGGCCAGGTGGTCATCAGGTTGCCAGCGCGAGTCCACCTGACTGCCATCACTGTGCAGCACATCTCCAAAGAAGTCTCTCCATCTGGGACCGTCACCAGCGCCCCCAGGGACATCGCTGTCTTT GGAGTGGATGTGGACGGAGAAGAGGAAACTCTCCTGGTGACCTTCATGTACGATGTGGCAAAAGAGGCCATTCAGACCTTCCCTCTGAAG AACGCCCCGcatcccagagccttctcctatCTCAAACTCCTTGTGAAGAGCAACTGGGGAAAACCAAAGTACACATGCATTTACCGAGTGCAGGTTCATGGGAAGATGGCAAAACCAAACAGCCTCAACTGa
- the LOC141734561 gene encoding SUN domain-containing protein 2-like isoform X2 yields MARRKAPQTRRPGASKGSLGTKGNQRPAGDPSAGVELVMRPSPAGSAAQGPAEGRDKATEIARTVFSLPCLLAVALVSLWRHLLSMCLLAAQKMALQKKAFLQVFLLLPLALAAVHCGTSLPGLKPLWNCPVLMAQQTQKMQLMLEEVARLRAEISSMKQEVEEMKQAASERALEAYVEMSDWALQSSGASIDLQRTSETYTCKNDWFWRFIEFFCTPRGPDRILQPDVSPGNCWAFPGHQGQVVIRLPARVHLTAITVQHISKEVSPSGTVTSAPRDIAVFGVDVDGEEETLLVTFMYDVAKEAIQTFPLKNAPHPRAFSYLKLLVKSNWGKPKYTCIYRVQVHGKMAKPNSLN; encoded by the exons ATGGCGAGGAGAAAGGCCCCCCAGACAAGACGCCCAGGGGCCTCCAAAGGCTCCTTGGGGACCAAGGGAAACCAACGGCCGGCAGG GGACCCGAGCGCTGGCGTGGAGCTGGTGATGCGCCCTTCACCTGCCGGCTCAGCCGCTCAAGGGCCTGCCGAGGGGCGCGACAAGGCCACAGAAATCGCAA GGACGGTCTTCAgccttccttgccttctggctGTTGCCCTGGTCTCTCTGTGGAGACATCTGCTGAGCATGTGCCTCTTGGCCGC gcaaaagatGGCCCTGCAGAAGAAGGCGTTCTTGCAAGTCTTCTTGTTGCTCCCCCTGGCTCTTG CTGCTGTTCACTGCGGGACCTCGCTGCCAGGCCTGAAGCCCCTGTG gaactgcccgGTTTTAATGGCGCAGCAAACTCAAAAGATGCAGCtaatgctggaggaggtggctcgGCTGAGGGCAGagatcagcagcatgaagcag GAAGTCGAGGAAATGAAGCAGGCAGCATCTGAGAGGGCTTTGGAAGCCTACGTGGAGATGTCTGACTGGGCCCTGCAAAGCTCTG gtgcCAGCATTGACCTGCAGAGAACTTCGGAGACCTACACCTGCAAAAACGACTGGTTCTGGAGGTTTATTGAGTTCTTTTGCACTCCCCGCGGTCCCGATCGCATTTTGCAG CCGGATGTTTCCCCAGGAAACTGCTGGGCTTTCCCAGGGCATCAGGGCCAGGTGGTCATCAGGTTGCCAGCGCGAGTCCACCTGACTGCCATCACTGTGCAGCACATCTCCAAAGAAGTCTCTCCATCTGGGACCGTCACCAGCGCCCCCAGGGACATCGCTGTCTTT GGAGTGGATGTGGACGGAGAAGAGGAAACTCTCCTGGTGACCTTCATGTACGATGTGGCAAAAGAGGCCATTCAGACCTTCCCTCTGAAG AACGCCCCGcatcccagagccttctcctatCTCAAACTCCTTGTGAAGAGCAACTGGGGAAAACCAAAGTACACATGCATTTACCGAGTGCAGGTTCATGGGAAGATGGCAAAACCAAACAGCCTCAACTGa
- the LOC141734561 gene encoding sperm-associated antigen 4 protein-like isoform X4 codes for MRPSPAGSAAQGPAEGRDKATEIARTVFSLPCLLAVALVSLWRHLLSMCLLAAQKMALQKKAFLQVFLLLPLALAAVHCGTSLPGLKPLWNCPVLMAQQTQKMQLMLEEVARLRAEISSMKQEVEEMKQAASERALEAYVEMSDWALQSSGASIDLQRTSETYTCKNDWFWRFIEFFCTPRGPDRILQPDVSPGNCWAFPGHQGQVVIRLPARVHLTAITVQHISKEVSPSGTVTSAPRDIAVFGVDVDGEEETLLVTFMYDVAKEAIQTFPLKNAPHPRAFSYLKLLVKSNWGKPKYTCIYRVQVHGKMAKPNSLN; via the exons ATGCGCCCTTCACCTGCCGGCTCAGCCGCTCAAGGGCCTGCCGAGGGGCGCGACAAGGCCACAGAAATCGCAA GGACGGTCTTCAgccttccttgccttctggctGTTGCCCTGGTCTCTCTGTGGAGACATCTGCTGAGCATGTGCCTCTTGGCCGC gcaaaagatGGCCCTGCAGAAGAAGGCGTTCTTGCAAGTCTTCTTGTTGCTCCCCCTGGCTCTTG CTGCTGTTCACTGCGGGACCTCGCTGCCAGGCCTGAAGCCCCTGTG gaactgcccgGTTTTAATGGCGCAGCAAACTCAAAAGATGCAGCtaatgctggaggaggtggctcgGCTGAGGGCAGagatcagcagcatgaagcag GAAGTCGAGGAAATGAAGCAGGCAGCATCTGAGAGGGCTTTGGAAGCCTACGTGGAGATGTCTGACTGGGCCCTGCAAAGCTCTG gtgcCAGCATTGACCTGCAGAGAACTTCGGAGACCTACACCTGCAAAAACGACTGGTTCTGGAGGTTTATTGAGTTCTTTTGCACTCCCCGCGGTCCCGATCGCATTTTGCAG CCGGATGTTTCCCCAGGAAACTGCTGGGCTTTCCCAGGGCATCAGGGCCAGGTGGTCATCAGGTTGCCAGCGCGAGTCCACCTGACTGCCATCACTGTGCAGCACATCTCCAAAGAAGTCTCTCCATCTGGGACCGTCACCAGCGCCCCCAGGGACATCGCTGTCTTT GGAGTGGATGTGGACGGAGAAGAGGAAACTCTCCTGGTGACCTTCATGTACGATGTGGCAAAAGAGGCCATTCAGACCTTCCCTCTGAAG AACGCCCCGcatcccagagccttctcctatCTCAAACTCCTTGTGAAGAGCAACTGGGGAAAACCAAAGTACACATGCATTTACCGAGTGCAGGTTCATGGGAAGATGGCAAAACCAAACAGCCTCAACTGa